From the Petroclostridium xylanilyticum genome, the window TATTTCCCATCTCGTGCAGTTCATGCATCATCTTCATAATTTCAACCCCGGACTTGGAGTCCAGATTGCCTGTAGGCTCGTCTGCCAGGATTAAAGGGGGCTTGCTGGAAAGCGCCCGGGCAATGGCCACCCTTTGCTGCTGCCCTCCTGACAGCTCCGAAGGTTTATGATGCAGCCGATGTCCCAGTCCAACCCGTTCCAGCGCTTCTACTGCCATTTTATGCCTTTCTTTTTTGCCTACTCCTCTATAAATGAGCGGAAGTTCAACATTTTCAATAGCAGTTAATTTAGGTAACAAATTAAACCCCTGAAATATAAATCCTATTTTTTTATTCCTGATTTCAGCCAGTTCGTCATCTTTCAACCTGCTGACTTCCCTGCCGTCAATATAATATTTCCCTGACGTTGGCGTATCAAGGCATCCTATCATATTCATCAGGGTGGATTTCCCTGAACCCGACGGACCCACGATGGAAACAAATTCTTTTGGTTTTATGTGGATTGAAACTCCGTTTAAAGCTTTTACCTCAACGTCTCCCATTTTATAAATCTTATACATTTCCTCAATCCTGATCATTCTTTCACCTCAATTCCTACTGCCGGCGCGGGATTGCTCCACCGCCCCCCATCATGTTAAACCCGCCTGGTCCAGGCATTGCTCTATTGCTGCTCTGTGATGGGGTATATGGCAACAACACTTTTTCACCTTCTTCCAGCCCGCTCACGATTTCTATGTATTCATCATTATTAATGCCCACAA encodes:
- a CDS encoding ABC transporter ATP-binding protein, with the translated sequence MIRIEEMYKIYKMGDVEVKALNGVSIHIKPKEFVSIVGPSGSGKSTLMNMIGCLDTPTSGKYYIDGREVSRLKDDELAEIRNKKIGFIFQGFNLLPKLTAIENVELPLIYRGVGKKERHKMAVEALERVGLGHRLHHKPSELSGGQQQRVAIARALSSKPPLILADEPTGNLDSKSGVEIMKMMHELHEMGNTIVLITHDNDIALQAKRIIRIQDGSIVEDREVN